The following proteins are encoded in a genomic region of Streptococcus gwangjuense:
- a CDS encoding ATP-binding cassette domain-containing protein, translating into MLTVSDVSLRFSDRKLFDDVNIKFTEGNTYGLIGANGAGKSTFLKILAGDIEPTTGHISLGPDERLSVLRQNHFDYEDERAIDVVIMGNEKLYSIMKEKDAIYMKEDFSDEDGVRAAELEGEFAELGGWEAESEASQLLQNLNIPEELHYQNMSELANGEKVKVLLAKALFGKPDVLLLDEPTNGLDIQSITWLEDFLIDFDNTVIVVSHDRHFLNKVCTHMADLDFGKIKLYVGNYDFWKESSELAAKLLADRNAKAEEKIKQLQEFVARFSANASKSRQATSRKKMLDKIELEEIVPSSRKYPFINFKAEREIGNDLLTVENLTVKIDGETILDNISFILRPGDKTALIGQNDIQTTALIRAIMGDIDYEGTVKWGVTTSCSYLPKDNSADFAGGESILDWLRQFASKEEDDNTFLRGFLGRMLFSGDEVNKPVNVLSGGEKVRVMLSKLMLLKSNVLVLDDPTNHLDLESISSLNDGLKNFKESIIFASHDHEFIQTLANHIIVLSKNGVIDRIDETYDEFLENAEVQAKVKELWKY; encoded by the coding sequence TTGCTTACAGTATCTGATGTTTCACTACGTTTTAGTGATCGCAAACTTTTTGATGATGTCAATATCAAATTTACAGAAGGAAATACTTATGGATTAATCGGTGCTAATGGTGCCGGAAAATCAACCTTTTTAAAAATTTTAGCTGGAGATATCGAACCTACTACTGGTCACATCTCTCTTGGTCCAGATGAACGTCTCTCTGTTCTTCGTCAAAATCACTTTGACTATGAAGACGAACGTGCCATTGATGTCGTTATCATGGGAAATGAAAAACTTTATAGTATCATGAAGGAGAAAGATGCTATCTACATGAAAGAAGATTTCTCAGATGAGGATGGAGTGCGTGCTGCCGAACTCGAAGGAGAGTTTGCTGAGCTTGGGGGCTGGGAAGCAGAAAGTGAAGCCTCTCAACTACTTCAAAACCTAAACATTCCAGAAGAATTGCACTATCAAAACATGAGCGAATTGGCCAACGGTGAAAAAGTAAAAGTTCTCCTAGCCAAAGCACTTTTCGGTAAACCTGATGTTCTTCTGTTGGATGAGCCTACCAATGGTTTAGATATCCAATCAATTACATGGCTAGAAGACTTCTTGATTGATTTTGATAACACCGTTATTGTTGTATCCCATGACCGTCACTTCTTAAACAAAGTATGTACTCACATGGCTGACCTTGACTTCGGAAAAATCAAACTCTATGTCGGAAACTACGACTTCTGGAAGGAATCTTCTGAGCTTGCTGCTAAATTGCTAGCAGACCGTAATGCTAAAGCAGAAGAAAAAATTAAGCAATTGCAAGAATTCGTTGCTCGTTTCTCTGCTAATGCTTCTAAATCAAGACAAGCAACATCACGTAAGAAAATGCTTGATAAGATTGAACTTGAAGAAATTGTACCATCTAGTCGTAAATATCCATTTATCAACTTTAAAGCGGAACGTGAGATTGGTAATGATCTCTTGACAGTAGAAAATCTAACTGTAAAGATTGATGGTGAGACTATTTTAGATAATATCAGCTTTATCTTACGTCCAGGTGATAAGACAGCGCTTATTGGGCAAAATGACATCCAAACGACTGCATTAATTCGTGCAATCATGGGAGACATTGACTATGAAGGAACTGTCAAGTGGGGAGTTACTACTAGCTGTTCTTACTTGCCAAAAGATAACTCGGCAGATTTTGCAGGAGGAGAGTCAATCCTTGACTGGTTGCGTCAATTCGCAAGTAAAGAAGAAGATGACAATACTTTCCTACGTGGCTTCCTCGGCCGTATGCTCTTCTCTGGAGATGAGGTTAACAAACCTGTAAACGTCTTGTCAGGGGGAGAAAAAGTCCGTGTCATGCTTTCAAAACTCATGCTCTTAAAATCAAATGTCCTTGTACTTGATGATCCAACCAATCACTTGGACTTGGAATCTATCTCAAGCTTGAATGATGGATTGAAAAACTTTAAAGAATCAATCATCTTTGCCAGCCATGACCACGAGTTTATTCAAACTCTAGCTAACCATATCATTGTCTTGTCTAAAAATGGCGTCATTGACCGTATCGATGAAACCTATGATGAATTCCTAGAAAATGCAGAAGTACAAGCAAAAGTTAAAGAACTTTGGAAATACTAA
- the recF gene encoding DNA replication/repair protein RecF (All proteins in this family for which functions are known are DNA-binding proteins that assist the filamentation of RecA onto DNA for the initiation of recombination or recombinational repair.) — MWLQHLSLKTFRNYKETKIDFNPKLNVFLGRNAQGKTNMLEAIYFLALTRSHRTRTDKNLIHFDEEQLHLSGLVQKKTGSIPLEIELTQKGRVTKVNHLKQARLSDYVGHMNVVLFAPEDLQLIKGAPSIRRKFIDMELGQIKPIYLSDLTNYNHILKQRNTYLKSAQTIDETFLSVLDDQLVDYGCRVMNHRLDFIKKLEYFGRKKHFELSNQIEELSIAYQSSVKITDKENLSESFKIALEKSRSRDLFKKNTGVGPHRDDISFYINGMDASFGSQGQHRSLVLSIKLAEIELMESITTESPILLLDDVMSELDNTRQLKLLETISHSIQTFITTTSIDHLQNLPENLSIFTIQDGKVIVNKT; from the coding sequence ATGTGGCTACAACACCTATCTCTCAAGACTTTTCGTAATTACAAAGAGACGAAAATAGACTTTAATCCTAAATTGAATGTCTTTTTAGGACGCAATGCACAAGGAAAAACAAATATGTTAGAGGCTATCTATTTTTTAGCCTTAACACGCAGTCATCGAACTCGAACAGATAAAAATCTCATTCATTTTGATGAGGAACAGCTTCATCTTTCAGGTCTTGTTCAGAAAAAAACTGGATCCATTCCTCTCGAAATCGAACTAACACAAAAAGGGCGTGTGACAAAAGTTAATCATTTAAAACAGGCACGACTTTCAGATTATGTCGGACACATGAATGTTGTCTTATTTGCTCCTGAAGATTTACAACTAATTAAAGGAGCACCTTCAATTCGACGAAAATTTATTGATATGGAGCTTGGACAAATTAAGCCAATCTATTTATCAGATTTAACCAATTATAACCACATCCTTAAACAAAGAAATACCTATCTAAAATCAGCTCAAACAATAGATGAAACCTTCCTTTCAGTACTAGATGATCAGCTAGTCGATTATGGATGTCGTGTGATGAATCACCGCTTAGATTTTATAAAAAAACTAGAATATTTTGGCCGTAAGAAACATTTTGAACTCTCTAATCAGATTGAAGAGTTGTCAATAGCCTATCAATCTTCTGTCAAGATAACTGACAAAGAAAACTTATCCGAATCTTTCAAAATCGCTTTAGAAAAAAGTAGATCCAGAGATTTATTTAAAAAGAATACTGGTGTCGGTCCTCATCGAGATGACATTTCTTTTTATATAAATGGAATGGATGCTAGTTTCGGAAGTCAAGGCCAACATCGTAGTCTCGTCCTCTCAATAAAATTAGCAGAAATCGAGTTAATGGAAAGCATTACTACAGAATCTCCAATATTACTGCTTGACGATGTTATGAGCGAACTTGACAACACTAGACAACTAAAATTATTAGAAACGATTTCTCATTCAATCCAAACCTTTATCACAACAACAAGCATAGATCATCTTCAAAATCTACCAGAAAATCTAAGTATTTTCACTATTCAAGATGGTAAAGTTATTGTAAATAAAACTTGA
- a CDS encoding YfhO family protein — MKLFFKTYWTYFISFIIPIIIMIGVYLSQGIYWNSDTSPLLGDGFHQYVIFDVALRNILHGNGSLFYTFTSGLGLNFYALSSYYLGSFLSPLVYFFNLSNMPDAVYLTTLLKFGLIGLSTYFSLNKLFQSIPKPLKLALSTSYALMSFTASQLEIKTWLDVFILIPLIITGLQLLVTEKKFLLYFTSLSILFIQNYYFGYMTVLFLIFWYLCQISWDFKTRKSSFLDFIITSVLAGMASLILTLPTLFDLQTHGEKLTEVTKFQTESSWYLDLFAKQFIGSFDTTKYGAIPMIFVGLLPFILTILFFTLKSIKFHVKLIYAIFFAFLIASFYIEALNLFWQGMHTPNMFLHRYAWIFSTLLIYTAAEVLNRLKEIKIWNFLVSLFLLVTGFLATIYLKSHYSFLTDLNILLTLEFLIVYSLLLLAVIKKFISVNLFAILISLFIMVEISLNASSQIDGIAKEWGFASRSSYNRDIPAMESFSTYIGNQFTRTEKLETQTGNDSMKFNYNGISQFSSVRNRSASSTLDKLGFKSSGTNLNLRYANNSILVDSLFGIQYNISDSPIDKYGFKDIYQKDNLTLYENQYSLPIAFASQSIYNDVKFNEHTLDNQASFLNQLANVDFDYFSPIPYEKTENTNDLISVISSSNEDASIQYQIQVPENSQVYLSFTNLHFSNDKQKKVDILVNGEKKTFTTDNVFSFFNLGYTKEKKTFNINVSFPGNSQVSFESPTFYRLDTQTLTEAIQKIKEQPVTVSTSKNKVFATYDVQQDTSIFFTIPYDKGWSAYQDGKKIEIKQAQTGFMKVDVPKGKGTITLSFIPNGFITGAICSFISLLLFGIYNHRRKSSKA, encoded by the coding sequence ATGAAATTATTTTTTAAAACATATTGGACCTATTTTATTTCTTTCATCATTCCCATAATCATTATGATAGGAGTATATCTATCTCAAGGTATCTACTGGAATAGTGATACATCTCCACTATTGGGAGATGGCTTTCATCAATACGTTATTTTTGATGTAGCTCTAAGAAATATCCTACACGGAAATGGTAGTTTGTTCTACACCTTTACAAGTGGCCTCGGATTGAATTTCTATGCCCTATCTAGTTATTACTTGGGGAGTTTCCTTTCACCTCTAGTTTACTTTTTTAATCTGTCGAATATGCCAGATGCTGTCTATCTGACAACTCTCTTAAAATTTGGATTGATTGGACTGTCAACTTACTTTAGTTTAAACAAATTATTTCAATCGATTCCTAAGCCTTTAAAACTAGCTTTATCTACTTCCTATGCTCTGATGAGTTTCACAGCTAGTCAATTAGAGATAAAAACCTGGCTAGATGTTTTTATCTTGATTCCTTTAATTATAACTGGTTTACAGTTACTTGTCACTGAAAAGAAATTCCTATTGTACTTTACAAGTCTGTCAATCTTATTTATACAAAACTATTATTTTGGCTATATGACAGTATTGTTTCTTATTTTCTGGTATCTCTGTCAAATTTCTTGGGACTTTAAAACTCGAAAATCATCTTTTCTTGATTTCATAATCACCTCCGTTTTAGCTGGTATGGCTAGTTTGATTCTGACTCTTCCTACTCTATTTGATTTACAGACACATGGAGAAAAATTAACTGAAGTTACAAAGTTTCAAACTGAAAGTAGCTGGTATCTTGATCTCTTTGCTAAGCAATTCATTGGTTCCTTTGACACAACAAAGTATGGGGCCATCCCAATGATTTTTGTTGGACTACTTCCCTTTATTTTGACCATTTTATTTTTTACGCTGAAATCCATTAAGTTTCACGTGAAACTTATCTATGCAATCTTCTTTGCATTTCTAATTGCTAGCTTTTATATAGAAGCTCTTAATTTATTTTGGCAAGGCATGCATACTCCAAACATGTTTTTACATCGCTATGCTTGGATTTTCTCTACCTTGTTAATTTACACAGCAGCAGAAGTCTTAAATCGTCTGAAAGAAATTAAAATCTGGAATTTTTTAGTTTCACTTTTTCTTCTAGTAACAGGATTTTTAGCTACCATCTATCTAAAATCGCATTATTCTTTTTTAACAGATTTGAATATTCTACTGACTCTTGAATTTTTAATTGTCTATTCTCTTTTACTCCTTGCAGTTATCAAAAAGTTTATCTCTGTAAATCTATTTGCCATTCTAATTTCTTTATTTATAATGGTTGAAATAAGTTTAAATGCTTCATCTCAAATAGACGGAATTGCTAAAGAATGGGGTTTTGCTTCTCGAAGTTCATATAATCGAGATATCCCAGCTATGGAATCTTTCTCAACATATATTGGAAATCAATTTACTCGTACTGAAAAACTAGAGACTCAGACAGGAAATGACAGTATGAAATTCAACTACAATGGAATCTCTCAATTTTCATCTGTTCGAAATCGTTCAGCAAGCTCTACTTTGGATAAACTTGGGTTTAAATCCTCTGGGACTAATCTCAATCTCCGCTATGCCAATAATAGTATTTTGGTTGATAGTTTATTTGGTATCCAGTACAATATCTCAGACAGTCCTATTGATAAATATGGTTTTAAAGATATCTATCAAAAAGATAATCTTACCCTGTATGAAAATCAATACTCTCTTCCGATTGCATTTGCTAGTCAATCTATTTACAATGATGTCAAGTTCAATGAACATACTTTAGATAATCAAGCCTCGTTTTTAAATCAACTTGCTAATGTCGATTTTGATTATTTTTCTCCAATCCCTTATGAAAAAACTGAAAATACTAATGATTTGATTAGTGTTATCAGTTCTTCAAATGAGGATGCATCAATCCAGTATCAAATTCAAGTTCCAGAAAACAGCCAAGTTTATCTTTCTTTCACAAACCTTCACTTTTCTAATGACAAACAAAAGAAGGTTGACATCCTTGTAAATGGAGAAAAGAAAACTTTTACAACTGATAATGTCTTCTCCTTCTTTAATCTAGGCTATACAAAAGAGAAAAAAACTTTCAATATCAATGTTAGTTTCCCTGGAAATTCACAAGTATCATTTGAATCTCCTACCTTCTATCGTTTAGATACCCAAACTTTAACTGAGGCAATTCAAAAAATTAAAGAACAGCCCGTAACAGTATCAACTTCTAAAAACAAGGTTTTTGCTACATATGATGTCCAACAAGATACATCTATTTTTTTCACCATTCCTTATGACAAAGGTTGGTCTGCCTACCAAGATGGTAAGAAAATAGAAATTAAACAAGCTCAAACTGGATTTATGAAAGTTGATGTTCCCAAGGGGAAAGGAACTATTACACTTTCCTTCATTCCCAATGGTTTTATTACTGGAGCAATATGTTCCTTTATTTCTCTCTTACTATTTGGAATCTATAATCACAGACGAAAGTCATCTAAGGCATAA
- the guaB gene encoding IMP dehydrogenase, whose protein sequence is MSNWDTKFLKKGFTFDDVLLIPAESHVLPNDADLTTKLADNLTLNIPIITAAMDTVTESQMAIAIARAGGLGVIHKNMSIAQQADEVRKVKRSENGVIIDPFFLTPEHTIAEADELMGRYRISGVPVVETLENRKLVGILTNRDLRFISDYNQPISNHMTSEDLVTAPVGTDLATAESILQEHRIEKLPLVDEEGRLSGLITIKDIEKVIEFPNAAKDEFGRLLVAGAVGVTSDTFERAEALFEAGADAIVIDTAHGHSAGVLRKIAEIRAHFPDRTLIAGNIATAEGARALYEAGVDVVKVGIGPGSICTTRVIAGVGVPQVTAIYDAAAVAREYGKTIIADGGIKYSGDIVKALAAGGNAVMLGSMFAGTDEAPGETEIFQGRKFKTYRGMGSIAAMKKGSSDRYFQGSVNEANKLVPEGIEGRVAYKGAAADIVFQMIGGIRSGMGYCGAANLKELHDNAQFIEMSGAGLKESHPHDVQITNEAPNYSM, encoded by the coding sequence ATGTCTAATTGGGACACTAAATTTTTGAAAAAAGGTTTTACCTTTGATGATGTATTGCTTATTCCAGCTGAAAGTCATGTGTTGCCTAATGATGCAGATTTAACAACTAAATTGGCAGATAATTTGACTTTAAATATCCCAATTATTACCGCTGCCATGGACACAGTAACAGAGAGTCAAATGGCTATTGCTATTGCTCGTGCAGGTGGTCTCGGAGTTATCCATAAAAACATGTCAATTGCTCAACAAGCAGACGAGGTTCGCAAGGTAAAACGTTCTGAAAATGGAGTTATTATTGATCCGTTTTTCTTGACGCCTGAACATACAATTGCTGAAGCAGATGAGCTTATGGGTCGTTACCGTATCAGTGGTGTTCCAGTTGTTGAAACACTTGAAAATCGTAAATTAGTTGGTATTTTAACAAACCGAGATCTTCGTTTTATTTCAGATTATAACCAACCAATTTCAAACCATATGACTAGTGAAGACCTTGTTACTGCTCCTGTGGGTACAGATCTTGCAACAGCTGAGAGTATTCTTCAAGAACACCGTATTGAAAAACTTCCTTTGGTAGATGAAGAAGGTCGTCTTTCTGGTTTGATTACTATTAAAGATATTGAAAAAGTTATTGAGTTTCCAAATGCTGCTAAAGATGAGTTTGGTCGTCTTCTAGTTGCAGGTGCAGTAGGTGTTACTTCAGATACCTTTGAACGTGCAGAGGCTCTTTTTGAGGCAGGAGCAGATGCGATTGTTATTGATACTGCACATGGTCATTCTGCAGGTGTCTTGCGTAAAATTGCTGAGATTCGTGCTCACTTCCCAGATCGTACTTTGATTGCTGGAAATATTGCTACTGCTGAGGGAGCGCGCGCACTTTACGAAGCAGGTGTAGACGTTGTCAAGGTTGGTATTGGACCAGGTTCTATCTGTACTACTCGTGTAATTGCAGGTGTTGGTGTTCCACAAGTAACAGCTATCTATGATGCTGCAGCTGTTGCGCGTGAATATGGAAAAACAATCATTGCTGACGGTGGAATCAAGTATTCGGGAGATATTGTAAAAGCTCTTGCTGCTGGTGGAAATGCAGTTATGCTTGGATCAATGTTTGCTGGAACTGATGAAGCTCCAGGAGAAACTGAAATCTTCCAAGGACGTAAGTTCAAGACTTACCGTGGTATGGGATCAATTGCAGCAATGAAGAAAGGTTCAAGCGATCGTTACTTCCAAGGTTCTGTCAATGAAGCAAATAAACTTGTTCCAGAAGGAATTGAAGGTCGTGTTGCTTATAAAGGAGCGGCAGCTGATATCGTTTTCCAAATGATTGGCGGTATCCGATCTGGTATGGGTTACTGTGGTGCGGCTAACCTTAAAGAACTACACGATAATGCTCAATTTATTGAAATGTCTGGTGCTGGTTTGAAAGAAAGCCACCCTCATGATGTACAAATTACGAATGAGGCACCAAATTATTCTATGTAA
- the yaaA gene encoding S4 domain-containing protein YaaA codes for MEYKLFEEFITLQALLKELGITHSGGAIKSFLSEHSVYFNGELENRRGKKLRIGDKVDIPDMNIDILLTQPTSEEQDEYQDDKVEKERIAKLVKEMNKGLKKDKSKPASSPKSRQAPRFPGR; via the coding sequence ATGGAATACAAATTATTTGAAGAATTTATTACCCTCCAAGCACTACTCAAAGAACTTGGAATTACACATAGCGGAGGAGCTATTAAATCATTTCTCTCTGAACATTCTGTTTACTTTAATGGGGAATTAGAAAATCGTCGTGGTAAAAAACTTCGTATTGGTGATAAAGTTGACATCCCTGACATGAATATTGACATCTTGTTGACACAACCTACTTCTGAAGAACAGGATGAATACCAAGATGATAAAGTTGAAAAAGAACGAATCGCTAAACTTGTCAAGGAGATGAATAAGGGACTAAAAAAAGACAAATCGAAACCTGCTTCATCACCCAAAAGCAGACAAGCTCCGCGATTCCCTGGTAGATAA
- the trpS gene encoding tryptophan--tRNA ligase, which yields MTKPIILTGDRPTGKLHIGHYVGSLKNRVLLQEEDKYDMFVFLADQQALTDHAKDPQTIVESIGNVALDYLAVGLDPSKSTIFIQSQIPELAELSMYYMNLVSLARLERNPTVKTEIAQKGFGESIPTGFLVYPIAQAADITAFKANYVPVGTDQKPMIEQTREIVRSFNNAYNCDVLVEPEGIYPENERAGRLPGLDGNAKMSKSLNNGIYLADDADTLRKKVMSMYTDPDHIRVEDPGKIEGNMVFHYLDVFGRPEDAQEIADMKEHYQRGGLGDVKTKRYLLEILERELGPIRERRIEFAKDMGEVYNMLQKGSERAREVAGQTLSEVKGAMGLHYFN from the coding sequence ATGACTAAACCCATTATTTTAACAGGAGACCGTCCAACAGGAAAATTGCATATTGGACATTATGTTGGAAGTCTCAAAAATCGAGTATTATTACAGGAAGAGGATAAGTATGATATGTTTGTGTTCTTGGCTGACCAACAAGCCTTGACAGATCATGCCAAAGATCCTCAAACCATTGTAGAGTCTATTGGAAATGTGGCTTTGGATTACCTTGCAGTTGGATTGGATCCAAGTAAGTCAACTATTTTTATTCAAAGCCAGATTCCAGAGTTGGCTGAGTTGTCTATGTATTATATGAATCTGGTTTCATTAGCACGTCTGGAGCGTAATCCAACTGTCAAGACAGAAATTGCTCAGAAAGGATTTGGAGAAAGTATTCCGACAGGATTCTTGGTCTATCCAATAGCTCAAGCAGCTGACATCACAGCTTTCAAGGCTAATTATGTTCCTGTTGGGACAGATCAGAAACCAATGATTGAGCAAACTCGTGAAATTGTTCGTTCTTTTAATAATGCATATAACTGTGATGTCTTGGTAGAGCCGGAAGGTATTTATCCAGAAAATGAGAGAGCAGGGCGTTTGCCTGGTTTAGATGGAAATGCTAAAATGTCTAAATCACTCAATAATGGTATTTATTTAGCTGATGATGCGGATACTTTGCGTAAAAAAGTAATGAGTATGTATACAGATCCAGATCATATCCGCGTTGAGGATCCAGGTAAAATTGAAGGAAATATGGTTTTCCATTATCTAGATGTTTTTGGTCGTCCAGAAGATGCTCAAGAAATTGCTGACATGAAAGAACATTATCAACGAGGTGGTCTTGGTGATGTGAAGACCAAGCGTTATCTACTTGAAATATTAGAACGTGAACTTGGTCCTATTCGTGAGCGCCGTATCGAATTTGCTAAGGATATGGGAGAAGTTTATAATATGCTTCAAAAAGGTAGTGAAAGAGCGCGTGAAGTTGCGGGTCAAACACTATCTGAGGTTAAAGGAGCAATGGGACTTCATTACTTTAACTAG